One region of Lactobacillus johnsonii genomic DNA includes:
- a CDS encoding YggT family protein translates to MVFSIVGWILRIISDLLNIYSFLIVIYTLLTWIPRLLVTKVGRVLGKIVEPYLEMFERFIPPIAGISFAPVVALLVIYFVNNYVLYWIANIIRYVFIR, encoded by the coding sequence ATGGTATTTTCAATTGTAGGCTGGATATTACGTATTATTTCCGATTTATTAAATATCTATAGCTTTCTAATTGTTATCTATACTTTACTAACTTGGATCCCAAGACTACTTGTAACTAAAGTGGGGCGAGTACTAGGGAAAATTGTTGAGCCTTATTTGGAGATGTTTGAACGTTTTATTCCTCCAATCGCTGGAATTTCCTTTGCCCCCGTTGTAGCTTTGTTAGTAATTTATTTTGTAAATAATTATGTCCTTTATTGGATAGCAAATATAATTAGGTACGTGTTTATTAGATAA
- a CDS encoding cell division protein SepF, which produces MAFDKLGRFFGISEDDEMNEVPYTESEEQQEEIPQTQKNERRANVVSINSGVSATSKIVLYEPRVYSDAKEVAQNLLNNKAVIINFARMDDEQARRIVDFITGTVYALNGEIQRVGDKIFLATPPKFETDGKIAELVEKKDKMD; this is translated from the coding sequence ATGGCTTTTGATAAATTAGGTAGATTTTTTGGTATTTCCGAAGATGATGAAATGAATGAAGTACCATATACCGAATCAGAAGAACAACAAGAAGAAATCCCTCAAACTCAAAAAAATGAGAGAAGAGCAAATGTTGTTTCTATTAATTCTGGTGTTAGTGCTACGAGTAAAATCGTTTTATACGAACCTCGTGTATATTCTGATGCAAAAGAAGTAGCTCAAAATCTTCTAAATAACAAGGCTGTTATTATTAATTTTGCACGTATGGATGATGAACAGGCACGTAGAATTGTTGATTTTATTACTGGTACTGTTTATGCCTTAAACGGTGAAATTCAACGTGTAGGTGACAAGATCTTCTTAGCAACTCCACCAAAATTTGAAACTGATGGTAAAATCGCTGAATTAGTTGAAAAGAAAGATAAAATGGATTAA
- a CDS encoding cell division protein FtsQ/DivIB encodes MAKRKITKKDPKKELSGWIDYKNKANNNEKRRVSASLTKLQAERRHALLTRLGFIIFFSLCCILALGYYISPKANVASVQVKGAPELNSRQVVKTVDISPENKVVFCLLKGKEYSKKLSATFPEIEKVQVGVQKANHLILNIKERPVIGYIHEGDGYRKILATGKVGSQIIASNEIDKNKPLFTGYNQKVSLSEDIKVYASLPKNIRDQVKMLSGETRRPTQIILVMKDNNIVIGNLSTIKSKIRYYDKIKSQLREPSVIDFEIGAYSRPLTQAEKVKLGLT; translated from the coding sequence GTGGCCAAAAGAAAAATAACCAAAAAAGATCCTAAAAAAGAATTATCAGGATGGATTGATTATAAAAATAAGGCAAACAATAATGAAAAAAGACGGGTCTCTGCCTCACTAACTAAATTGCAAGCTGAACGACGGCATGCTTTATTGACTCGATTAGGTTTTATAATTTTCTTTTCACTGTGTTGTATTTTAGCTTTAGGATACTATATTTCTCCAAAAGCAAATGTAGCAAGCGTGCAGGTTAAAGGAGCGCCTGAATTAAATAGTAGGCAAGTAGTAAAGACTGTAGACATTTCTCCTGAAAACAAGGTTGTCTTTTGTCTCCTAAAAGGAAAAGAATACAGTAAAAAACTATCAGCTACTTTCCCAGAAATAGAGAAAGTACAAGTGGGCGTCCAAAAAGCAAATCATTTGATTTTAAATATCAAAGAGCGACCAGTAATCGGATATATTCATGAAGGTGACGGTTATCGAAAAATTTTAGCCACTGGAAAAGTGGGTAGTCAAATTATCGCAAGTAATGAAATTGATAAAAATAAGCCTTTATTTACTGGATATAATCAAAAAGTTTCTCTTAGTGAAGATATCAAGGTTTATGCCAGTCTTCCAAAAAATATCCGTGACCAAGTTAAAATGTTGAGTGGTGAAACACGAAGGCCAACGCAAATTATTTTGGTAATGAAAGATAATAATATAGTTATTGGAAATCTTTCTACCATTAAAAGTAAAATACGCTATTATGACAAAATTAAAAGTCAGCTAAGAGAACCATCTGTAATTGATTTTGAAATTGGTGCTTATAGTAGACCGCTCACACAGGCAGAAAAAGTCAAATTAGGACTGACTTGA
- a CDS encoding penicillin-binding protein: MKKFNNLNRNRSKAHGYRFTVGRILQLVLALVFLVFIGRFLYIGISNQVAGENLNKRVNQIYRRNEVLKATRGTIYDKNGLTLAEDAHVFTVYAILDKSSIDYHNKPMYVTNKRKTAQKLSEVLPLSEEKIYSYLTPKHKAFQVEFGSAGTGLTLSQKEKIEEMKLPGIKFIETPSRLYPNGNFASHIIGLAQPQKNQGNSTLVGTMGIEAYFDKQLAGKDGYREAFVDAENYQLPNSQKNARATKDGDNIYLTLDSRLQTYLEVLMTQVQDKYKPKALTAVVEDIKTGKILAASQRPTFNPQTKKGLDTSWRNMLVQDSYEPGSVFKVLTYSSAIESGHYNPNEQYKSGAVTVQGSTIHDWNNSGWGSIPFSQAFPRSSNVGFVKLEQKMGSKTWKEYLNKYRIGKKTGVTLPGETAGILNFSTPLNQAVTAFGQGVNVNAMQMMQAYSALANNGQMVKPQFVEKIVSPSGKVVEKFHRTKVGTPIYSAKTAKTVLKGMQDVVNASYGTGAAYKMPGKSIAVKTGTAQIAGPHGGYLTGDNNYIFSVVGVTPANNPRYCVYLTMKQPQKMSKPAETILASIFKPIMNRLISLSDSSAKVNEKVTVPALTGKSVEKAKEDANNAGVSVEVIGTGKNVSRQSVGAGVKEDTDTKIFLYTGGQVTCPNMVGWSEDEVNSFMTTTDIPITINGKGKVTKQSIPAGKVIDKNSKLSVNLK; this comes from the coding sequence ATGAAAAAGTTTAATAACTTAAATAGAAATAGATCCAAAGCCCACGGCTACCGCTTTACGGTGGGGAGAATCCTCCAGCTAGTCTTGGCTTTGGTTTTTCTTGTATTTATAGGTAGATTTTTATATATAGGGATTTCAAATCAGGTTGCTGGTGAAAACTTAAATAAGCGTGTAAATCAGATTTATAGGCGAAATGAGGTTTTAAAGGCAACCCGAGGAACAATTTATGATAAGAATGGTTTGACTCTTGCTGAAGATGCGCATGTGTTTACTGTGTATGCCATCTTAGATAAGAGTTCAATTGACTATCATAATAAGCCAATGTATGTTACGAATAAACGCAAGACTGCACAAAAATTGTCCGAAGTACTTCCCTTGAGTGAAGAAAAAATATATTCATATTTGACTCCGAAGCATAAGGCTTTTCAAGTTGAATTTGGTTCAGCTGGAACAGGCTTAACTTTATCTCAGAAAGAAAAAATTGAAGAAATGAAGTTGCCAGGAATTAAATTTATCGAAACTCCATCTAGGCTTTATCCAAATGGAAATTTCGCGTCTCACATTATTGGTTTGGCACAACCGCAAAAGAACCAAGGAAATAGTACTCTAGTTGGTACAATGGGAATTGAAGCATACTTTGACAAGCAATTAGCTGGTAAAGACGGGTATCGTGAAGCTTTTGTGGATGCAGAAAATTATCAATTACCTAACAGTCAAAAGAATGCACGTGCTACAAAAGATGGAGACAACATTTATTTGACACTTGATTCACGATTGCAAACATATTTAGAAGTTTTAATGACGCAAGTACAAGATAAATATAAGCCTAAAGCTTTAACAGCAGTTGTAGAAGATATTAAAACTGGTAAAATTCTGGCTGCTTCTCAGCGTCCTACCTTTAATCCTCAAACTAAAAAGGGATTAGATACATCATGGCGAAATATGTTAGTACAGGATTCCTATGAACCGGGATCAGTTTTCAAAGTTTTAACTTATTCAAGTGCAATTGAGAGCGGTCATTACAATCCTAATGAGCAATACAAGTCCGGAGCAGTCACTGTTCAAGGCTCAACAATTCATGACTGGAATAATAGTGGTTGGGGAAGTATCCCATTTAGCCAAGCCTTCCCTCGTTCAAGTAATGTTGGTTTTGTAAAACTTGAACAAAAGATGGGTTCAAAAACTTGGAAAGAATATTTGAATAAATACCGAATCGGTAAAAAAACGGGAGTAACACTCCCTGGAGAAACCGCAGGTATTTTAAACTTTTCTACCCCATTGAATCAGGCTGTTACCGCATTTGGACAAGGGGTTAATGTTAATGCAATGCAAATGATGCAAGCATACAGTGCCTTGGCCAATAATGGACAGATGGTAAAACCTCAATTTGTCGAAAAAATAGTTTCACCTTCTGGTAAAGTAGTAGAAAAGTTTCACCGTACAAAAGTCGGAACACCTATTTATTCTGCTAAAACAGCTAAAACTGTTCTAAAAGGAATGCAAGATGTTGTAAACGCATCTTACGGTACTGGTGCAGCTTATAAAATGCCAGGAAAGAGCATCGCTGTAAAAACTGGTACGGCACAAATAGCTGGACCTCATGGAGGATATTTGACTGGGGATAATAATTACATTTTCTCAGTAGTTGGGGTAACACCTGCTAATAATCCTCGTTATTGTGTTTATTTAACCATGAAACAACCACAAAAAATGTCTAAACCAGCTGAAACAATTCTTGCTTCTATTTTTAAACCAATTATGAATCGCTTGATTTCACTTTCTGATTCTTCAGCAAAGGTTAATGAAAAAGTAACTGTTCCTGCTTTAACTGGTAAAAGTGTTGAAAAAGCAAAAGAAGACGCTAATAATGCAGGAGTTTCAGTTGAAGTGATTGGAACTGGAAAGAATGTTAGTCGACAGTCAGTAGGAGCCGGTGTAAAAGAAGATACTGATACAAAGATTTTCTTATATACTGGAGGACAAGTTACATGTCCAAATATGGTTGGCTGGAGCGAAGATGAGGTTAATAGCTTCATGACGACAACTGATATTCCAATTACGATTAATGGAAAAGGAAAAGTTACTAAACAGTCTATTCCGGCTGGGAAAGTAATTGATAAAAATAGTAAGCTATCTGTAAACTTAAAATAG
- the ftsA gene encoding cell division protein FtsA, with the protein MDKTDLLVGLDIGTTSVKAVVADTASNEMQIIGAANGPTKGMRHGKIVDIDQTAESISAVLKKVAQKTNSKIYRVVTGIPVGLLQLENAVGLINIEENGREVTDNDVKRVLVTAIDTALKDGREAIAFLPNKFLIDGKTDVDDPRKMIAHSLEVHGILLTAPSADLHNIRKAIERSGYQNNFFVPTPLAIASVALDEGERTFGTVLLDLGGGSTTATVIHENKIKYATIDLEGGIDITNDISVVLNTSKKEAEKIKLQFGYADPSLTSSDNQFPVNVVGENAPKMIDEEYLSEIINARLDQTFSRIGKGLKSHDAFNLPGGVVITGGSSALQGIDDIVKEDFGVKARIFQPDQMGLRNPMYAASYGVVNYAYSLADIDYLVNSVIYGNQVTSPVSNQSSSQENMKFFKRRLTPSEMEQKEDYNKTSVTSTVSRSEENDDNKNNKKGIKEFFKKFFD; encoded by the coding sequence TTGGATAAAACTGATTTACTTGTAGGCTTGGATATAGGAACAACAAGCGTAAAAGCAGTAGTCGCTGACACTGCATCTAATGAAATGCAAATTATTGGTGCTGCAAATGGTCCTACTAAAGGAATGCGGCATGGAAAAATTGTTGATATTGATCAAACTGCTGAAAGTATTAGTGCTGTTTTAAAGAAAGTAGCGCAAAAAACAAATTCAAAGATTTATCGCGTAGTAACTGGAATTCCAGTTGGATTACTTCAATTAGAAAATGCTGTTGGATTAATTAACATTGAAGAAAATGGTAGAGAAGTTACTGATAATGATGTAAAACGCGTTCTAGTAACTGCTATTGATACAGCATTAAAAGATGGCCGAGAAGCAATTGCTTTCTTACCTAATAAGTTTTTAATTGATGGAAAAACTGATGTAGATGATCCAAGAAAAATGATTGCTCATTCACTTGAGGTACACGGTATATTACTGACAGCACCTAGTGCAGACTTACACAATATTCGTAAGGCCATTGAAAGATCAGGATATCAAAATAATTTCTTTGTACCTACGCCTTTAGCAATTGCAAGTGTTGCTCTTGATGAAGGAGAAAGAACCTTTGGTACAGTTCTTCTTGATCTAGGTGGGGGATCAACTACTGCGACTGTTATTCATGAGAATAAGATTAAGTATGCGACAATTGATTTAGAAGGTGGAATTGATATTACCAATGATATTTCAGTTGTTTTGAATACTTCAAAAAAAGAAGCTGAAAAAATCAAACTACAATTTGGTTATGCAGATCCAAGCTTAACTTCTAGTGATAACCAATTTCCAGTTAATGTAGTGGGTGAAAATGCTCCAAAAATGATTGATGAAGAGTATCTAAGTGAAATAATTAATGCTCGTCTCGATCAAACTTTCAGTCGAATTGGAAAGGGATTAAAATCTCACGATGCTTTCAATTTGCCAGGTGGAGTTGTGATTACTGGTGGAAGTAGTGCACTTCAGGGAATTGATGACATTGTAAAGGAAGATTTTGGTGTAAAAGCTAGAATTTTTCAACCAGATCAAATGGGACTACGTAATCCAATGTATGCTGCTAGCTATGGAGTAGTAAATTATGCTTATAGTTTGGCTGATATTGATTACTTGGTTAACAGTGTTATTTATGGAAACCAGGTTACTTCTCCGGTTTCTAACCAATCTTCGTCTCAAGAAAATATGAAATTTTTCAAAAGACGTCTAACTCCTAGTGAAATGGAGCAAAAAGAAGATTATAATAAGACTAGTGTTACATCAACGGTCTCTAGGTCTGAAGAGAATGATGATAATAAGAATAATAAAAAAGGAATCAAAGAATTCTTTAAGAAATTTTTTGATTAA
- the murD gene encoding UDP-N-acetylmuramoyl-L-alanine--D-glutamate ligase yields the protein MKKIKTYENKNILILGLGKSGFSVAKLLLKLGAKLTLNDKKDLSNDDRAAELDKLGVRVISGYHPVEIFDEENFDYLVKNPGIPYENPMVEKAEKLDIPVITEPEIALNVSEAPYVCVTGSNGKTTTVMLTQRIMDHHLSKNDGHAYAVGNIGVPISEVVEKATSKDLLVVEMSSFQLLGVTDIKPKVAAIVDIYNNVHLDYHKTFDNYVEAKLRITQSQDQDDYFIANFDQKNILEKELDKTKAKVQTFSETDKTADYFIGDEYLESKDDHHIMKISDIKIPGIHNQQNCLVAIAISKLMGADDSDIQYALSTFTGATHRLQYVMTYNDRKIYNDSKSTNIEAATVAIPSFKEPEVLIAGGLDRGFMFDSLVLLFKKYVKSIVLYGETKYLLADAARKAGIKDIVIVNTLQEAVPRAYELSEAGDVILFSPACASWDQFNTFEERGDFFVKFIKELKTK from the coding sequence ATGAAAAAAATTAAGACATATGAAAATAAAAATATTTTGATTTTAGGCTTAGGAAAGAGTGGTTTTTCTGTTGCTAAGCTTCTTTTAAAGCTTGGCGCTAAGCTGACTTTAAATGATAAAAAAGATTTGTCTAACGACGATCGTGCTGCTGAATTAGATAAGTTAGGAGTTAGAGTGATTTCTGGATACCATCCAGTAGAGATTTTTGATGAGGAAAATTTTGATTATCTTGTTAAAAACCCCGGAATTCCTTATGAAAATCCGATGGTAGAGAAGGCAGAGAAGTTAGATATTCCAGTTATTACCGAACCTGAAATTGCACTTAATGTCAGTGAAGCACCGTATGTTTGTGTTACTGGCTCAAATGGAAAGACGACTACGGTTATGCTTACCCAAAGAATTATGGATCATCATTTATCCAAAAATGATGGCCATGCTTATGCAGTTGGTAATATTGGTGTTCCAATTTCAGAAGTTGTTGAAAAAGCGACTTCTAAAGATCTCTTAGTAGTAGAAATGTCTAGCTTCCAATTACTTGGTGTAACTGATATTAAGCCTAAGGTGGCTGCCATTGTTGATATTTATAATAATGTTCACCTTGACTACCATAAGACTTTTGACAATTATGTTGAAGCTAAGCTTAGAATTACTCAATCTCAAGATCAAGATGATTATTTCATTGCTAACTTTGATCAAAAGAATATTTTAGAAAAAGAGCTTGATAAGACAAAAGCTAAGGTTCAGACATTTTCAGAAACAGATAAAACTGCCGACTATTTTATTGGTGATGAATATCTTGAAAGCAAAGACGATCATCACATTATGAAGATCAGCGATATCAAGATCCCAGGTATTCATAACCAACAAAATTGTTTAGTAGCGATTGCTATTTCTAAATTAATGGGTGCAGATGATAGTGACATTCAATATGCATTAAGTACTTTTACTGGTGCGACTCATCGTTTGCAATATGTAATGACTTATAATGATCGTAAGATTTATAACGATTCAAAATCAACGAATATTGAAGCTGCTACTGTAGCTATCCCATCATTTAAAGAACCTGAAGTTTTGATTGCGGGTGGATTAGATCGCGGATTTATGTTTGATTCACTTGTTCTCCTATTTAAAAAGTATGTAAAATCAATTGTGCTTTATGGCGAAACTAAATATCTTTTAGCTGATGCCGCTCGTAAAGCGGGTATTAAAGATATCGTAATTGTTAACACTTTACAAGAAGCTGTTCCACGAGCATATGAATTAAGTGAAGCAGGTGATGTTATTTTGTTTTCACCAGCATGTGCATCTTGGGATCAATTTAACACTTTTGAAGAACGTGGAGACTTTTTTGTAAAATTTATTAAGGAATTAAAGACTAAATAA
- the ftsZ gene encoding cell division protein FtsZ, translating into MDFTFDSDDNKNAVIKVIGVGGAGGNAVNRMIDEGVQGVSFIAANTDVQALNSNKAENKIQLGPKLTRGLGAGSHPEVGQKAAEESQQTIEDSLKGADMIFITAGMGGGTGTGAAPVIAKIARETGALTVGVVTRPFTFEGPKRSKNAAEGIAQLKQYVDTLVIIANNRLLEMVDKKTPMMDAFKEADNVLRQGVQGISDLITSTDYVNLDFADVKTVMENQGAALMGIGRASGENRTVEATKLAISSPLLEVSIDGAKQVLLNITGGPDLTLFEAQDASDIVSKAAGDGVNIIFGTSINANLGDEVVVTVIATGIDSKAEEEASKQPMRRPSHPVRQEVVTPERKSEQPEVSTPTPTDNAEVKVENTISHEAPTQSTPEIKAEKKESQDTLLDPTSVWKQDRKENNRPQPVENNEKDDDEFDSFSSDDSTSISQIETSVDDESDNDIPFFKHRRQD; encoded by the coding sequence ATGGATTTTACTTTCGATTCTGATGACAACAAAAACGCAGTCATTAAAGTAATCGGTGTTGGTGGTGCCGGTGGTAACGCTGTAAACCGAATGATTGATGAAGGAGTACAAGGAGTTTCCTTTATTGCAGCTAACACGGACGTACAAGCTCTTAATAGTAATAAAGCAGAAAATAAGATTCAACTTGGACCTAAACTTACTCGTGGTTTAGGTGCAGGTTCTCATCCGGAAGTTGGTCAAAAAGCTGCTGAAGAGAGTCAACAAACAATTGAAGACTCTTTAAAAGGAGCTGACATGATCTTTATTACTGCTGGTATGGGTGGGGGGACTGGAACTGGTGCTGCTCCTGTAATTGCAAAGATCGCACGTGAAACTGGTGCATTAACTGTTGGGGTTGTTACTCGTCCCTTTACATTTGAAGGTCCAAAACGTTCAAAAAATGCGGCAGAAGGAATTGCTCAATTAAAGCAGTATGTTGATACTCTGGTTATCATTGCGAATAATCGTTTATTAGAAATGGTTGATAAAAAGACACCAATGATGGATGCTTTCAAAGAAGCTGATAATGTCCTCCGTCAAGGTGTTCAAGGTATTTCAGACTTAATTACGTCAACTGACTACGTTAACCTTGACTTTGCAGATGTTAAGACTGTGATGGAAAATCAAGGTGCTGCCTTAATGGGAATTGGACGTGCTAGTGGAGAAAATAGAACAGTTGAAGCTACTAAACTTGCTATTTCATCTCCATTACTTGAAGTATCAATTGATGGAGCAAAACAAGTCCTACTTAACATTACCGGTGGACCAGATCTAACTTTGTTTGAAGCGCAAGATGCTTCTGATATTGTTTCAAAAGCTGCTGGAGATGGCGTAAATATTATCTTTGGTACATCAATCAATGCAAACCTTGGTGATGAAGTTGTAGTTACTGTGATTGCAACTGGAATTGATTCAAAGGCTGAAGAAGAAGCTTCAAAACAGCCAATGCGCCGTCCTTCACATCCAGTCCGTCAAGAAGTAGTAACTCCTGAACGTAAGAGTGAACAACCAGAAGTATCTACTCCTACTCCAACAGATAATGCTGAAGTTAAAGTAGAAAATACTATTTCTCATGAAGCTCCTACCCAATCTACTCCTGAAATAAAAGCAGAAAAGAAAGAATCTCAAGATACTTTACTTGACCCCACAAGCGTTTGGAAGCAAGATAGAAAAGAGAACAATCGTCCACAACCTGTAGAAAACAATGAAAAAGATGACGATGAATTTGATTCATTTAGTTCAGACGACTCCACTAGTATTTCTCAAATCGAAACTAGTGTAGATGATGAATCAGATAATGATATTCCATTCTTCAAACATCGTCGTCAAGATTAG
- the ftsL gene encoding cell division protein FtsL codes for MADSSARNLNYQQSQQQTEQPKKAIVLNPKSVPWTAFEKSLVVLGSLITLGLMILLVSASISATSAQHKLANVEQTIISQKSHNTDLRQKIGELTSTTRINKIARDQGLHLVESNIRNVR; via the coding sequence ATGGCTGATAGCTCAGCAAGAAATTTAAATTATCAACAAAGTCAACAGCAGACTGAGCAGCCAAAGAAAGCAATTGTTCTTAATCCTAAAAGCGTTCCTTGGACAGCATTTGAAAAAAGTTTAGTCGTTCTAGGTTCACTCATTACATTAGGTTTAATGATTTTATTGGTTTCAGCTAGCATTTCCGCTACTAGTGCTCAACATAAATTAGCAAACGTTGAGCAAACAATAATTTCTCAAAAAAGTCATAACACTGATCTTCGTCAGAAGATTGGTGAATTAACGTCAACTACTAGAATTAATAAAATTGCCCGTGATCAAGGCTTGCACTTGGTTGAGAGTAACATTAGGAATGTCCGTTAA
- the murG gene encoding undecaprenyldiphospho-muramoylpentapeptide beta-N-acetylglucosaminyltransferase gives MRVIFSGGGTGGHIYPIMALIERLKERKLVTNDEILFVGTDRGLESKIVPAAGVPFKTLKIKGFDRKHPLKNFETIELFIKATKEAKQIIKNFKPDVVVGTGGYVSGAIVYEAAKMHIPTIIHESNSVVGLANKFLAHYVDKICYTFDDAAKQFSEKKKLVKTGNPRSQQVLGLNKENIDIAKKWDLNPNMPTVLIFGGSRGALAINQIVEKSLPELETKPYQVIWATGQLYYGDVKKKLAGKELNSNIKIVPYIDNMPGLLPQMTCVVARSGATSLAEFTALGVPVILIPSPNVTHNHQMKNALDMEKAGAALVIAENDLNPNNFVSSIDHILLDTNYAKKMSEASKKLGVPDASDQVISVMESLIKNK, from the coding sequence ATGAGAGTAATTTTTTCTGGTGGCGGAACTGGTGGCCACATATATCCAATTATGGCGTTAATTGAACGTTTGAAAGAACGTAAGTTAGTTACAAATGATGAAATTCTATTTGTTGGAACAGATCGAGGATTAGAATCGAAGATTGTTCCTGCGGCAGGAGTTCCGTTTAAGACTTTAAAAATTAAAGGATTTGATCGAAAGCATCCTCTAAAGAATTTCGAAACAATCGAATTATTCATTAAAGCTACAAAAGAAGCAAAACAAATTATTAAGAACTTTAAACCTGATGTAGTAGTGGGAACTGGTGGATATGTATCAGGCGCCATAGTTTATGAAGCAGCTAAAATGCATATTCCAACTATCATTCATGAATCTAATTCAGTAGTTGGACTAGCAAATAAGTTTTTAGCTCATTATGTTGATAAAATTTGTTATACCTTTGATGATGCTGCAAAGCAATTTTCAGAGAAAAAGAAATTAGTAAAAACTGGTAATCCACGCTCACAACAAGTCCTTGGGTTAAATAAGGAAAATATTGATATTGCTAAGAAATGGGACTTAAATCCTAACATGCCAACAGTGTTGATTTTTGGGGGCTCTCGCGGTGCTTTAGCAATTAATCAAATCGTTGAAAAGTCTTTACCAGAGCTTGAAACAAAACCATATCAGGTTATTTGGGCAACTGGACAATTGTATTATGGCGATGTTAAGAAAAAATTAGCCGGTAAAGAACTGAATTCAAATATAAAGATTGTTCCTTATATTGATAATATGCCAGGCTTATTACCACAAATGACATGCGTTGTAGCACGATCGGGAGCAACTAGTTTGGCTGAATTTACCGCCCTTGGTGTTCCTGTAATTTTAATACCTAGTCCAAATGTAACGCATAATCATCAAATGAAAAATGCGCTTGATATGGAAAAAGCAGGAGCCGCTTTAGTTATTGCAGAAAATGATTTAAATCCTAATAACTTTGTTTCATCAATCGATCATATTCTACTCGATACAAATTATGCAAAGAAGATGAGTGAAGCATCTAAGAAATTAGGTGTTCCAGATGCATCTGATCAAGTAATTTCGGTGATGGAAAGTCTAATTAAAAATAAATAG
- the mraY gene encoding phospho-N-acetylmuramoyl-pentapeptide-transferase, with the protein MQFSLIPFISSFALTVIFLPLFIGFMRMKHEGQVIRDEGPKWHEKKSGTPTMGGVVFMLAGVISTLWVLVWQKDLNKTALILIIAFLGYGIIGFLDDGIKLYFKRNLGLRAWQKLLGQIIIAALIITLAFSDHFAFELYIPFAGMVRNSFLFSLFVLFWLVGFSNAVNLSDGLDGLATGLSIIAYATYAWIAYQERNWVIVVFTLSVIGGLVGFFIFNHKPAKIFMGDAGSLALGGGLATVSIFLHRPWSLLLIGIVFVLETLSVILQVISFQTTGKRIFKMTPIHHHFEMLGWSEWKVDIVFWIGGLIGSIIYLIIWG; encoded by the coding sequence ATGCAGTTTTCTTTGATACCGTTCATTAGCAGCTTTGCTCTTACGGTTATCTTCTTACCGTTGTTTATTGGTTTCATGCGAATGAAACATGAAGGACAAGTTATTAGAGATGAAGGCCCTAAGTGGCATGAGAAAAAATCGGGTACACCAACTATGGGTGGAGTAGTCTTTATGCTTGCCGGTGTTATTTCTACCTTATGGGTATTGGTTTGGCAAAAAGATTTAAATAAGACTGCATTGATTTTAATTATTGCTTTCTTAGGATACGGAATTATTGGTTTTTTAGATGATGGAATTAAGCTATATTTCAAACGTAACTTAGGGTTGAGAGCATGGCAAAAATTATTAGGACAAATTATTATTGCCGCTTTAATTATTACACTAGCCTTTAGTGATCATTTTGCCTTTGAATTATATATTCCTTTTGCAGGAATGGTAAGAAATTCCTTCCTATTCAGTTTGTTTGTCCTTTTCTGGTTGGTTGGATTTTCTAATGCAGTTAACTTATCCGATGGTTTAGATGGATTAGCAACTGGATTATCAATTATTGCTTATGCTACTTATGCTTGGATCGCTTACCAAGAAAGAAATTGGGTTATCGTTGTATTTACTCTCAGTGTAATTGGTGGTTTAGTAGGTTTCTTCATTTTCAACCATAAGCCAGCTAAAATTTTCATGGGAGATGCAGGTTCGTTAGCTTTAGGTGGAGGATTAGCCACTGTATCGATCTTCCTTCATCGTCCATGGTCATTGCTTTTAATTGGAATTGTTTTTGTATTAGAAACTTTAAGTGTGATTTTACAAGTTATTTCCTTCCAAACTACTGGAAAGAGAATCTTCAAGATGACACCAATCCATCACCATTTCGAAATGCTTGGCTGGTCTGAATGGAAGGTTGATATTGTATTTTGGATTGGTGGTTTGATTGGAAGTATTATTTATTTAATTATCTGGGGTTAA